The following proteins are encoded in a genomic region of Roseofilum reptotaenium CS-1145:
- a CDS encoding hybrid sensor histidine kinase/response regulator: MAGKLKNPLFPESKQVPLGWVLIVPFLIQIFAAVGLTGWFSLRNGETAVEQVTTQLRNELTARIDEHLATYLQTPHLVNQINAQAIASGQLNINDEVAVRTHLWQHIQLFPQISQIGFASTDGYFRAVNHRLTPFSFEWIVSSPKPSPKINIYTLDNQGNPQSSSTQDSVMDLRQENWYQEALKNKDLIWTQQQIYPSQTPELILNASQPLYQNDSQITGVLKTSLSLVQINDFLQGLQIGRSGQTFIMNSQGDLIASSLPELSSKNPLQTSVPITAENSPHALIRLTTKQIQTEWGNIEQIQESYQLSFLFKHQRQFVQVTPIENNQGLDWLIVVIIPDSDFRGVIYENIRNTILLCFFALMVAASLGLVTARWISKPILNLIHALESISAGNLDQTLNIYQSRLPKIHELEILSRSFNQMAARFRQSYEELEIRVQLRTFELKEAKEAADAANSAKSEFLANMSHELRTPLNGILGYTQILKRSPNIPEKEEDGIDIIHQCATHLLTLINDILDLSKIEARKLEIDPSDINFNTFLDGVAEICRIRADQKGIAFHYSPDPALPHGIHADEKRIRQVLINLLGNAIKFTDTGQVSFEIKTLEKNHTKEQKIHKIRFQIQDSGIGISSEKLEAIFLPFEQVGDVSKKASGTGLGLAISQKIVAMMGSEIQVESELGQGSLFFFDLELPEVLQFSEEFTALESKEIIGFEGLESVNIMVVDAHWETPSIITNLLAPMGFTVTQANQGQEALALLPVFVPDLIITDLDMPVMDGIELIKEVRSRENWQDLPIIVSSGRVFAEDRNRSLEVGANAFLPKPLDTHRLLEQIQSCLNIEWITQPESIETTDEHLAVPIVSQSSQTLSIPDRENLAELYRLAMEGNLKKMQKKVSLIAEANPDLSPFCEQVNRLAKEFKEKELLELIETHYQSLRGDSHE; the protein is encoded by the coding sequence ATGGCAGGGAAACTTAAAAACCCTTTATTTCCAGAGTCTAAACAAGTACCGCTTGGTTGGGTTCTGATTGTACCTTTTCTAATTCAGATTTTTGCCGCAGTGGGTTTAACCGGTTGGTTTTCCCTACGCAATGGTGAAACTGCGGTTGAACAGGTGACGACTCAACTGCGAAATGAACTCACCGCTCGCATTGATGAACATCTAGCAACCTATCTGCAAACGCCTCATTTAGTTAATCAGATTAATGCACAGGCGATCGCCAGCGGTCAATTAAACATCAATGATGAAGTAGCGGTTCGCACTCACTTATGGCAACACATTCAACTGTTTCCCCAGATTTCCCAAATTGGGTTTGCCAGCACCGATGGTTATTTCCGTGCCGTTAATCATCGTTTGACTCCTTTCTCGTTTGAATGGATTGTCAGTAGCCCCAAGCCTTCACCAAAGATTAATATTTATACTCTAGATAACCAAGGAAATCCTCAGTCGTCATCGACTCAAGACTCTGTTATGGATCTCCGTCAGGAAAACTGGTATCAAGAAGCACTAAAAAATAAAGATCTAATTTGGACTCAACAACAGATTTATCCCAGTCAAACCCCAGAACTCATCCTCAATGCAAGCCAGCCTCTATACCAGAATGATAGCCAAATTACTGGGGTTCTCAAAACCAGCCTCAGCCTAGTCCAAATCAACGATTTTTTACAAGGCTTACAGATTGGGCGATCGGGGCAAACGTTTATTATGAATAGTCAGGGGGATTTAATTGCCAGTTCTCTGCCCGAACTCTCCTCCAAGAATCCACTCCAAACCTCCGTTCCAATCACCGCAGAAAATAGTCCCCATGCCCTGATTCGATTAACGACGAAACAGATACAAACTGAATGGGGGAATATTGAGCAAATCCAGGAATCCTATCAACTCAGTTTTTTATTTAAGCATCAACGACAATTTGTCCAAGTCACTCCCATCGAAAATAATCAAGGTCTCGATTGGTTAATTGTCGTTATCATCCCTGATTCAGACTTTAGGGGAGTTATTTACGAAAATATTCGCAATACCATTTTACTGTGTTTTTTCGCTTTGATGGTGGCAGCCAGTCTAGGATTAGTAACAGCCCGCTGGATTTCTAAACCCATTTTGAACTTAATTCACGCCTTAGAATCAATTTCAGCAGGCAACCTAGATCAAACTTTAAATATCTATCAATCTCGATTACCTAAAATTCATGAACTAGAAATTTTATCTCGGTCTTTTAACCAAATGGCGGCTCGATTTCGTCAGTCTTACGAGGAATTAGAAATCCGGGTTCAATTGCGAACATTTGAGTTAAAAGAAGCCAAAGAAGCAGCCGATGCAGCTAATTCTGCAAAAAGCGAGTTTCTCGCCAACATGAGCCATGAATTACGCACTCCTCTCAATGGTATCCTAGGATATACTCAAATCTTAAAACGCTCTCCCAATATCCCCGAAAAAGAAGAAGATGGAATTGACATTATCCATCAATGTGCCACTCACTTACTCACCCTAATCAATGATATTCTAGATCTATCTAAAATTGAAGCTAGAAAACTAGAAATTGATCCCTCTGATATCAATTTTAATACCTTTTTAGACGGAGTTGCCGAGATTTGTCGGATTCGTGCCGATCAAAAAGGAATCGCCTTTCATTATTCCCCCGATCCAGCCTTACCTCATGGCATCCATGCTGATGAAAAACGAATTCGTCAAGTTCTCATTAATTTACTCGGCAACGCAATTAAATTCACGGATACCGGGCAAGTTTCGTTTGAGATCAAAACCTTAGAAAAAAATCATACAAAAGAACAAAAAATCCATAAAATTCGCTTTCAAATTCAAGATAGTGGTATTGGCATCTCCTCTGAAAAACTGGAAGCCATTTTCTTGCCGTTTGAACAGGTTGGAGATGTATCTAAAAAAGCTTCAGGGACTGGGTTGGGATTAGCCATTAGTCAAAAAATAGTGGCAATGATGGGCAGTGAAATTCAGGTGGAAAGTGAACTCGGTCAAGGAAGTTTATTCTTTTTCGATTTAGAGTTGCCTGAAGTGTTACAATTTTCAGAGGAGTTTACTGCTCTGGAGTCTAAAGAAATTATTGGATTTGAAGGACTGGAAAGTGTCAACATTATGGTCGTTGATGCTCATTGGGAGACTCCCTCCATTATTACTAATCTTTTAGCACCTATGGGATTTACTGTCACGCAAGCGAATCAGGGTCAAGAGGCTCTAGCATTACTGCCTGTATTTGTACCCGATTTAATCATTACTGATTTAGACATGCCGGTTATGGATGGCATTGAATTAATCAAAGAAGTGCGATCGCGTGAAAATTGGCAAGATTTACCCATTATTGTCTCTTCTGGGCGTGTCTTTGCAGAGGATCGCAACCGCTCTCTAGAAGTCGGTGCGAATGCATTTTTACCTAAACCCTTAGACACTCATCGCCTTCTAGAACAGATTCAAAGCTGCTTAAATATTGAGTGGATTACTCAACCAGAATCCATCGAAACAACAGATGAACATCTGGCGGTTCCAATTGTCTCTCAATCCTCTCAGACTCTTTCGATCCCCGATCGAGAAAATCTAGCCGAATTATATCGCTTGGCAATGGAAGGAAATCTCAAGAAAATGCAAAAGAAAGTGAGTTTAATTGCTGAAGCTAATCCGGATCTGAGTCCTTTCTGTGAGCAAGTCAATCGATTGGCAAAAGAGTTTAAGGAAAAAGAACTCCTCGAACTCATTGAAACTCATTATCAGAGCCTCAGAGGAGACAGTCATGAGTAA
- a CDS encoding HetZ-related protein, whose amino-acid sequence MNTKSSQSATLSNAHQINQQPSLTVLNSCATVKEEIPESSETVMDVDALLELISREIRSAMQINCRSIQSVAKRMAREVERICQKSDRIQKSGIIESWQRTLANNRIEKCLQYYKLGSHQGRTELHSNLSVMVYRHVAKSSARLGFKARYSLIEDFMQSFYVETLKAFRRENELTQDYSPRTRLELAEYMAFTEQYAKRRINLPGGISQRLIVLRAQGFSRRQPQEMSVDMEMAVESGKTEEAQMYSRDPALHQIREKMVAGAVDPSESVLRDRVIRELTQYLEAQEQFDCIDYLKLKLQDFSATEIDETLDLTPRQRDYLQQRFKYHVEKFSRFHNWHLVHQWLGADLDQNLGMAPSQWQQFFNQLAPEQQQLFQLKQAGIEDAQIATTIGCTPKQLQKRWNKLLELAWKARNQVNS is encoded by the coding sequence ATGAATACCAAGTCCAGCCAGTCTGCTACCCTCTCTAACGCCCATCAAATTAACCAACAACCTTCTTTAACGGTTCTTAATTCTTGTGCAACCGTTAAGGAGGAAATTCCGGAGTCTTCTGAGACGGTAATGGATGTAGACGCTTTACTAGAGTTAATTAGCCGCGAGATTCGCAGTGCGATGCAGATTAATTGCCGCTCGATTCAGAGTGTAGCTAAACGGATGGCACGGGAAGTAGAGCGCATTTGCCAAAAGAGCGATCGCATTCAAAAATCGGGAATTATTGAATCTTGGCAACGGACGTTAGCCAATAACCGGATTGAAAAATGCTTGCAATACTATAAGCTTGGCTCCCATCAAGGTCGCACCGAACTCCATAGTAATTTGAGTGTGATGGTATATCGCCATGTGGCGAAAAGTAGCGCTCGGTTGGGATTTAAGGCTCGCTATAGTTTAATTGAAGACTTCATGCAAAGCTTTTATGTGGAAACTCTCAAAGCTTTCCGTCGGGAAAATGAACTGACTCAAGACTATAGCCCTCGCACTCGCCTAGAATTAGCTGAATATATGGCGTTTACGGAACAATATGCCAAACGACGGATTAATTTACCGGGGGGCATTTCCCAACGCTTGATTGTCCTCAGAGCGCAAGGGTTTTCTCGCCGTCAACCGCAAGAGATGTCGGTTGATATGGAAATGGCAGTGGAGTCGGGTAAGACGGAAGAAGCGCAAATGTATAGTAGAGATCCTGCACTCCATCAAATTCGGGAGAAAATGGTTGCTGGTGCGGTTGATCCCTCAGAGTCAGTATTGCGCGATCGTGTGATTCGGGAATTAACCCAATATCTCGAAGCTCAGGAACAATTTGATTGTATTGATTACCTGAAGCTCAAGCTGCAAGACTTCTCAGCTACGGAAATTGATGAAACCCTGGACTTGACTCCTCGCCAACGGGATTATCTGCAACAACGGTTTAAGTACCATGTAGAGAAATTTTCCCGCTTCCATAACTGGCATTTGGTTCACCAATGGCTCGGTGCAGATCTCGATCAAAATCTCGGCATGGCTCCTTCCCAATGGCAACAGTTCTTCAATCAATTGGCTCCTGAGCAGCAACAACTGTTCCAACTCAAGCAAGCGGGAATTGAGGATGCTCAAATTGCCACGACCATTGGTTGCACCCCGAAGCAATTACAAAAGCGCTGGAATAAATTACTGGAATTGGCTTGGAAGGCACGTAATCAAGTCAACTCTTAA